A genomic segment from Bacteroidales bacterium encodes:
- the rlmB gene encoding 23S rRNA (guanosine(2251)-2'-O)-methyltransferase RlmB, whose translation MLDKDSFIYGLRPVLEAIDAGKDVEKILIQNGIRGELSAELLKVASNHRIPVQWVPAEKLNRFPVKNHQGVVAIASPITYYRIEDIIPGLFEQGRSPVILILDGLTDVRNVGAIARTAECTGVDALIVPTRGFAQINADAVKTSAGALARIPVCRSPNLHRTCNYLKNSGLQLVACTEKGKDVYHRIDYQPPTAIVMGAEDTGVSKDLLKLADQLVSIPLLGEIQSLNVSVATGVILYELVRQRQGSSDG comes from the coding sequence ATTTTGGACAAAGATTCATTTATTTATGGGCTTCGGCCGGTACTGGAGGCCATTGATGCAGGAAAAGATGTTGAAAAGATCCTGATCCAGAACGGCATCAGAGGGGAGCTGTCAGCAGAGCTTCTTAAAGTGGCTTCCAATCACCGGATTCCGGTGCAGTGGGTCCCTGCTGAGAAGCTGAACCGTTTCCCGGTGAAGAATCATCAGGGAGTTGTTGCGATTGCTTCCCCCATCACCTATTACCGGATCGAGGATATCATACCCGGATTGTTTGAGCAGGGCAGGAGCCCGGTCATTTTGATCCTCGACGGGCTGACCGATGTGAGGAACGTGGGTGCCATTGCCCGGACAGCCGAGTGCACCGGCGTTGATGCACTGATCGTTCCGACCAGGGGCTTTGCCCAGATCAACGCGGATGCGGTGAAAACATCGGCTGGCGCACTTGCCAGGATCCCGGTTTGCCGCAGCCCCAACCTGCACCGAACCTGCAACTATTTAAAAAACTCCGGATTGCAGCTTGTGGCCTGCACCGAAAAAGGAAAGGATGTTTATCACCGGATCGACTATCAGCCACCAACTGCCATCGTGATGGGTGCAGAAGATACGGGCGTTTCAAAAGATCTCCTGAAGCTGGCGGATCAGCTCGTATCTATTCCCCTGCTGGGAGAGATCCAGTCCCTGAATGTCTCGGTCGCCACCGGAGTGATCCTGTACGAGCTGGTCAGGCAGCGACAGGGATCAAGCGACGGATGA
- a CDS encoding alpha-L-fucosidase, with amino-acid sequence MKKALSIVFSGLFLSGVLLGLSSCRHSNPTPLTSPDDRMDWWRQARFGLFIHWGLYAIPAGEWNGTAHYGEWIRHSAQIPLEVYDEFADQFNPADFDAREWVRTAREAGVNYIVITSKHHDGFCLWDSEYTDFDVMSTPFKKDILAELKNACDQEGIRLCFYHSIMDWHHPDYLPRREWETGRSAEGADFERYVGHLKNQLKELTSRYGPLGILWFDGEWESTWNHQRGKDLYDYVRGLQPDIIINNRVDVGRDGSMEGFSKDGEFAGDYGTPEQEVPATGLPGVDWETCMTMNDHWGYNRTDQNWKSSASLIRMLADIASKGGNFLLNVGPTAQGAFPQESIDRLKDIGQWMAVNSEAIYGTAASPFPFLPWGRCTAKATERGTRLYLHVFDWPADGKLQVPGLYSEPERAFLLSDQKKNKLNLQRSGAALIIEVPVQCPDTVNTVIVLDVNGKPDVDIPPEITGISNLFTDSLKTELKSGRDRVEIRYTLDGSVPTAASPLATHPVILTETTCVSARCFRNNEPVSSVATRIFSKVEPAKSIEISAAEPGIVCHLFEGDWDILPDFGKLQPVRTDVVPAIHDVEGNQQEHYGLLFRGYLRIPSTGVYALSVSSDDGSQLLINGQLVADNDGLHGMLEKKGQCALSAGYHLIEIRFFEKTGTDELKAHIEGPRLSRQEIPGTMLYH; translated from the coding sequence ATGAAAAAAGCATTGTCAATTGTATTCTCGGGGCTTTTTCTGTCCGGTGTGCTCCTCGGGCTGTCATCCTGCCGTCATTCAAACCCGACTCCCCTGACCAGTCCTGATGACCGGATGGACTGGTGGAGGCAGGCACGCTTTGGGTTGTTCATCCACTGGGGATTGTATGCCATACCCGCCGGGGAGTGGAACGGGACGGCACATTACGGGGAGTGGATCCGTCACTCGGCACAGATCCCGCTGGAAGTGTACGATGAATTCGCAGATCAGTTCAACCCGGCGGATTTCGATGCACGGGAATGGGTCAGGACAGCCAGGGAAGCGGGTGTCAACTACATCGTCATTACCTCGAAGCATCACGATGGATTTTGCCTGTGGGACTCAGAGTATACAGATTTCGATGTGATGTCCACCCCGTTTAAAAAAGACATTCTTGCTGAATTGAAAAACGCCTGTGACCAGGAAGGCATCCGGTTGTGTTTTTATCACTCGATCATGGACTGGCACCACCCGGATTACCTGCCCAGAAGGGAATGGGAAACAGGCCGTTCGGCCGAAGGAGCTGATTTTGAACGGTATGTCGGGCACCTGAAGAACCAGCTGAAGGAGCTCACCAGCCGCTACGGGCCCCTGGGCATTCTCTGGTTCGACGGTGAATGGGAAAGCACCTGGAATCACCAGCGCGGAAAGGACCTCTATGACTACGTCAGGGGATTGCAGCCCGACATCATCATCAATAACCGGGTGGATGTCGGCCGGGATGGAAGCATGGAAGGATTCAGCAAAGATGGCGAATTTGCAGGTGATTACGGCACACCGGAACAGGAAGTGCCTGCAACGGGTCTTCCGGGGGTCGACTGGGAAACCTGCATGACCATGAATGATCACTGGGGATACAACCGGACCGATCAGAACTGGAAATCCTCTGCCAGCCTGATCAGGATGCTGGCAGACATTGCGTCCAAGGGAGGCAATTTCCTGCTGAACGTTGGCCCTACCGCACAGGGTGCATTCCCGCAGGAAAGCATCGACCGCCTCAAGGACATCGGTCAGTGGATGGCAGTCAACAGCGAAGCCATCTATGGCACAGCCGCCAGCCCCTTCCCATTCCTGCCCTGGGGGCGGTGCACTGCCAAAGCAACCGAACGGGGAACCAGGTTGTACCTGCATGTTTTTGACTGGCCTGCAGATGGAAAACTCCAGGTGCCCGGCTTGTACAGCGAGCCGGAACGTGCGTTCCTTTTGTCCGATCAAAAGAAAAACAAATTAAACCTCCAGAGATCCGGTGCTGCACTGATCATTGAGGTGCCCGTTCAGTGCCCGGATACGGTCAATACGGTGATCGTGCTCGACGTTAATGGAAAACCCGATGTGGACATCCCTCCTGAAATTACCGGGATCAGCAACCTGTTCACCGACTCCCTGAAAACGGAGCTGAAATCCGGGCGCGACAGGGTGGAGATCCGCTATACACTCGACGGATCGGTTCCCACCGCAGCTTCTCCCCTTGCAACACATCCGGTGATCCTCACCGAAACCACCTGCGTCAGCGCACGGTGCTTCAGGAACAATGAACCCGTAAGCAGCGTGGCAACGCGTATCTTCAGCAAGGTGGAGCCGGCGAAATCCATTGAAATCTCCGCCGCGGAGCCAGGCATCGTTTGCCACCTGTTTGAAGGCGACTGGGACATCCTTCCGGATTTTGGAAAGCTCCAACCTGTCAGAACCGATGTCGTGCCTGCCATCCACGATGTGGAAGGAAACCAGCAGGAACACTATGGCCTGCTGTTCAGGGGCTATCTCCGGATCCCTTCAACAGGTGTGTATGCCCTGTCGGTCTCCTCCGACGACGGAAGCCAGCTGCTCATCAACGGACAGCTGGTGGCGGATAACGATGGACTTCACGGGATGCTGGAAAAAAAAGGTCAGTGTGCACTGTCGGCGGGATACCATCTCATTGAGATACGGTTCTTTGAAAAAACAGGGACGGATGAGCTGAAAGCCCATATCGAGGGACCTCGTCTGAGCAGGCAGGAAATACCGGGAACGATGCTGTATCACTGA
- a CDS encoding GWxTD domain-containing protein, with translation MISFNLGPLQMAKHRKNSFIISIALLLVQCAPLNKMSYSNLAYLYDPDQNDFRIECLPWHSTRDRTDLYFSFSLSDLLYEKKSETDDYLANFNIHYELFDLYNDRMLIDSGTVTYPDFPQDVSGKPFISSFPLKTRYPGEFVLNLTLTDLNRKQAYTAYCEIKKTSVCSRQNFMLSDEAGSILFESSIGSGQEVVLKYNEPELPGLWVNYYHSDFPVAGPPFLEQKPVPLAFEPDSLFRVRLFNGETDLLTFAREGIYFFQADTAVSEGFTLLRLHEGYPGITHPVQMTYPVRYLTTQREYEKIETNPDKRKAVEEFWLQNAGNPGRAAQMIKRYYTRVEQANQLFTSFQEGWKTDRGMIYIIYGNPTIVYRQQDAEQWIYGNEGNILSLTFNFTRVINPFTDNDFELERSGSYKESWYMAVESWRR, from the coding sequence ACCATTGAATAAAATGAGCTATTCCAACCTTGCTTACCTGTATGATCCGGACCAGAATGACTTCCGGATTGAATGCCTCCCCTGGCACTCCACCAGGGATAGGACGGATCTCTATTTTAGTTTTTCGCTTTCCGACCTGCTGTACGAAAAAAAGTCCGAGACTGATGATTACCTGGCCAACTTCAACATCCATTATGAATTGTTCGACTTATATAATGACAGGATGCTGATTGACAGCGGAACGGTCACCTATCCTGATTTTCCGCAGGATGTGTCCGGAAAGCCTTTCATCTCTTCTTTTCCCCTGAAGACAAGGTACCCGGGTGAATTCGTTCTGAACCTTACCCTGACGGACCTGAACAGGAAGCAGGCCTACACTGCCTATTGTGAAATTAAAAAAACATCCGTTTGCAGCCGTCAGAATTTCATGTTATCCGATGAAGCAGGTTCGATTTTGTTTGAATCCTCCATCGGATCCGGTCAGGAAGTCGTACTAAAGTACAACGAGCCTGAACTGCCCGGGCTCTGGGTCAATTACTATCACAGTGATTTTCCGGTTGCCGGTCCGCCTTTCCTGGAACAAAAGCCTGTTCCTCTTGCGTTTGAACCCGACAGTCTGTTCCGCGTCAGGCTCTTCAATGGCGAAACTGATCTGTTGACCTTCGCCAGGGAAGGAATCTATTTCTTCCAGGCTGATACGGCTGTCAGTGAAGGATTCACGCTCCTGCGCCTTCACGAAGGGTATCCCGGGATCACCCATCCTGTGCAAATGACCTATCCGGTGAGGTATCTCACAACGCAGAGGGAGTATGAGAAGATCGAAACGAATCCCGATAAAAGGAAGGCGGTGGAGGAATTCTGGCTTCAGAATGCCGGCAATCCCGGCAGGGCGGCTCAGATGATCAAAAGATACTATACGCGCGTGGAACAGGCCAACCAGCTCTTCACTTCGTTTCAGGAAGGATGGAAGACCGACAGGGGGATGATCTACATCATCTATGGCAATCCGACAATCGTGTACCGCCAGCAGGATGCCGAACAGTGGATCTATGGAAATGAGGGAAACATCTTATCCCTGACCTTTAATTTTACCAGAGTGATCAATCCTTTTACGGATAATGACTTTGAACTGGAACGGTCGGGCAGTTACAAAGAATCCTGGTATATGGCTGTGGAAAGCTGGCGCAGGTAA